The following coding sequences are from one Hippopotamus amphibius kiboko isolate mHipAmp2 chromosome 9, mHipAmp2.hap2, whole genome shotgun sequence window:
- the PPP4C gene encoding serine/threonine-protein phosphatase 4 catalytic subunit isoform X2: MGDFVDRGFYSVETFLLLLALKVRYPDRITLIRGNHESRQITQVYGFYDECLRKYGSVTVWRYCTEIFDYLSLSAIIDGKIFCVHGGLSPSIQTLDQIRTIDRKQEVPHDGPMCDLLWSDPEDTTGWGVSPRGAGYLFGSDVVAQFNAANDIDMICRAHQLVMEGYKWHFNETVLTVWSAPNYCYRCGNVAAILELDEHLQKDFIIFEAAPQETRGIPSKKPVADYFL; this comes from the exons ATGGGGGACTTTGTGGATCGTGGTTTCTACAGCGTTGAAACGTTCCTCCTGCTGCTGGCACTTAAG GTTCGCTATCCTGACCGCATCACTCTGATCCGGGGCAACCATGAGAGCCGTCAGATCACCCAGGTCTACGGCTTCTATGACGAGTGTCTGCGCAAGTACGGCTCGGTGACCGTGTGGCGCTACTGCACTGAGATCTTTGACTACCTCAGCCTGTCGGCCATCATCGATGGCAAG ATCTTCTGTGTGCACGGGGGCCTTTCCCCCTCCATCCAGACATTGGACCAGATCCGGACAATTGACCGAAAGCAAGAGGTGCCTCACGACGGGCCCATGTGTGACCTGCTCTGGTCCGACCCTGAAG ACACGACGGGCTGGGGTGTGAGCCCCCGTGGGGCTGGCTACCTATTTGGCAGTGACGTGGTGGCCCAGTTCAACGCAGCCAATGACATAGACATGATCTGCCGTGCCCACCAGCTGGTGATGGAAGGTTACAAGTGGCACTTCAACGAGACTGTACTCACTGTGTGGTCAGCACCCAACTACTGCTACCG CTGTGGGAATGTGGCTGCCATCTTGGAGCTGGACGAGCATCTCCAAAAAGACTTCATCATCTTCGAGGCCGCTCCCCAAGAGACACGGGGCATCCCCTCCAAAAAGCCCGTGGCCGACTACTTCCTGTGA